One Panicum virgatum strain AP13 chromosome 3N, P.virgatum_v5, whole genome shotgun sequence DNA segment encodes these proteins:
- the LOC120666418 gene encoding universal stress protein PHOS34-like produces MAEEASSAPAPAGGKMTMVAGVDESDHSFYALQWALQHFFPPAQPQQQQYRLVVVTAKPSAASAVGLAGPGAAEVLPFVEADLKRVALRVVDKARELCAAAQVADAEFEALEGDARNVLCDAVERHHAEMLVVGSHGYGAIKRAVLGSVSDYCAHHAHCTVMIVKKPKPKH; encoded by the exons ATGGCGGAGGAGGCGTCGTCCGCGCCAGCGCCGGCCGGGGGGAAGATGACGATGGTGGCGGGGGTGGACGAGAGCGACCACAGCTTCTACGCGCTGCAGTGGGCGCTCCAGCACTTCTTCCCGCCGGcccagccgcagcagcagcagtaccgcctcgtcgtcgtcaccgccaagccctccgccgcgtccgccgTCGGCCTCGCCGGCCCGG GCGCGGCGGAGGTGCTGCCGTTCGTGGAGGCGGACCTCAAGCGCGTCGCGCTGCGCGTCGTCGACAAGGCCAgggagctctgcgccgccgcgcaggtggCCGACGCCGAGTTCGAGGCGCTCGAGGGCGACGCCAGGAACGTCCTCTGCGACGCCGTCGAGAGGCACCACGCCGAGATGCTCGTTGTCGGCAGCCACGGCTACGGTGCCATCAAAAG GGCTGTTCTTGGAAGCGTGAGCGATTACTGCGCCCACCATGCGCACTGCACCGTGATGATCGTGAAGAAGCCCAAGCCCAAGCACTGA